From Mucilaginibacter rubeus, a single genomic window includes:
- a CDS encoding glycoside hydrolase family 28 protein — MRAILLFLFSATLINVASAQQKIYNIKKLGAVADGKTDNVRVIQDAIDKAAEAGGGTIWIPAGKFVTSVIHLRSNIELHLAAGAELLGSAKRITYGPEKASALIVAEKQQNITITGKGAIDGQGDALIKDIYRMLNNGTLKDKEWKTYNDWHQLRPEEDNRPKLIVFEKCDKINLKNFTIKNGLCWIQDYRSCTNMVIDSINVISNTFLNNDGIDLVDCKNVKLTNSFFNVADDGICLKSSDPQGACENIYIANCKIRSSASAFKMGTASWGGFKKITVRDIYVYDTFRSAVAIESVDGAIIQDIDIRGVIAKNTGNAIFIRLGKRAKTRPVGEISRVYIGDVKVEVPAGKPDAGYHEEGPLEQFAHNIFPSSVSGIPGSPVRDVTLENINITYKGTAKKQTAFFNIDSLTKVPEKISSYPEFSMFGELPASAFYARHTEGLNLKNIRINYAGKEFRTPFVFDDVSELAADKINVSGFKTLPLLYLNNVKVKLLQDIQPTDKREQIIKTNNPKTSN, encoded by the coding sequence ATGAGAGCAATCCTGTTATTCCTGTTTTCCGCAACCCTGATCAATGTTGCATCCGCGCAGCAAAAAATTTACAATATTAAAAAGCTGGGTGCGGTGGCCGATGGCAAAACCGATAATGTCCGCGTCATTCAGGATGCGATTGACAAAGCTGCTGAAGCAGGCGGCGGAACAATCTGGATCCCGGCAGGTAAATTTGTGACCAGTGTTATTCATTTACGCTCAAATATTGAGTTGCACCTCGCCGCGGGAGCTGAATTATTAGGCTCTGCAAAACGTATTACTTACGGCCCGGAAAAGGCTTCTGCGCTTATCGTCGCGGAGAAACAGCAAAACATTACCATCACCGGAAAAGGTGCCATTGACGGTCAGGGCGATGCATTGATCAAAGATATTTACCGGATGCTGAACAATGGCACGTTAAAAGATAAGGAATGGAAAACCTATAACGACTGGCACCAGTTACGCCCCGAAGAAGATAACAGGCCTAAGCTCATTGTATTTGAAAAGTGCGACAAGATCAACCTTAAAAATTTCACTATAAAAAATGGCCTTTGCTGGATCCAGGATTACAGAAGCTGTACCAATATGGTTATTGACAGCATCAACGTGATCAGCAATACATTTTTAAATAACGATGGGATTGACCTGGTTGATTGCAAAAACGTAAAACTCACCAATAGTTTTTTTAACGTAGCCGACGATGGGATCTGTTTGAAATCATCCGATCCGCAAGGTGCTTGCGAAAACATATACATTGCCAACTGCAAGATCCGTTCAAGCGCCAGCGCCTTTAAAATGGGAACCGCATCCTGGGGTGGTTTCAAAAAGATAACCGTGCGTGACATTTATGTGTACGATACCTTCCGCTCTGCGGTGGCCATTGAATCGGTAGATGGCGCTATTATTCAAGATATCGACATTAGGGGCGTTATAGCTAAAAATACAGGTAACGCCATATTTATCAGGTTGGGCAAACGAGCCAAAACAAGGCCTGTAGGTGAGATAAGCCGTGTTTACATAGGCGATGTTAAGGTGGAAGTACCGGCCGGAAAACCGGATGCAGGCTATCATGAAGAAGGCCCACTGGAGCAATTCGCTCATAACATTTTCCCATCTTCAGTTTCCGGGATCCCGGGTTCGCCGGTGAGGGATGTTACGTTGGAGAACATCAATATAACTTATAAAGGCACAGCCAAAAAGCAGACAGCATTTTTTAACATCGATTCTTTAACCAAAGTACCGGAGAAGATATCCTCATACCCTGAGTTTTCGATGTTTGGGGAATTACCTGCATCCGCCTTTTATGCGAGGCATACAGAAGGCCTCAACCTAAAAAACATCCGCATCAATTACGCAGGAAAAGAATTCCGTACGCCATTTGTTTTTGATGATGTGAGCGAACTGGCTGCCGATAAGATCAATGTATCGGGCTTTAAAACATTGCCCCTATTGTATTTAAATAACGTTAAGGTTAAATTATTGCAGGATATTCAACCCACCGACAAACGTGAGCAGATCATAAAAACCAACAACCCTAAAACTTCAAATTAA
- a CDS encoding RagB/SusD family nutrient uptake outer membrane protein, translating to MNRIKQHIVFSFLAVCMALVALQSCTKLDVVPVSTLTPANFPKTPAQFVAATGPIYTTFRGTPGRNLWLTLNLSTDENVLVARGGNWLDGGTYSTLNLHTYTPDNTIFEDDWTWGFSTISTCNQVLSLFSSVAESAAKDQTVAEIKTMRAMAYFYMMDLFGNVPISKSFGDTTNLGTQTRAQVFAFVESELLAQIPNLSSTVDVSTYGRPTKYLAYTILAKMYLNAAYYIGTPRYQDAVTMCDNVIKDNKYALDADYLGMFRPNNGPQIKDFIFAIPYDGNLAQGQYYARWTLHPALKTKYSLPYAPDGPMYTFPTYYALFNDANDVRKKQYLTGKQYYNDGTPIMITTTNKGLDDNYSGSDPGGVVKHQLEFTPDITWRNKATFDIGNDELANEEGYRNNKFYPDSTSTSRNQGNDVPMFRYADILLMKAEAILRGATATNGDSPLTLVNQVRSRAKAASLGSVTLSDILDERGREFAVEWWRRNDLIRFGQFEKAWGIKTDADPNHRIFPIPNPEIQLNPKLKQNPGY from the coding sequence ATGAATCGTATTAAACAACATATAGTTTTTAGTTTTTTAGCGGTATGTATGGCTTTGGTGGCTTTACAAAGCTGCACCAAGCTTGATGTGGTACCCGTATCAACGCTTACCCCGGCAAACTTTCCTAAAACCCCGGCGCAGTTTGTGGCGGCTACAGGGCCAATTTATACTACCTTTCGCGGCACTCCGGGACGTAACCTATGGCTTACTTTAAACCTGAGTACCGACGAAAACGTACTGGTTGCCCGTGGTGGTAACTGGCTTGACGGCGGTACTTATTCAACCCTTAACCTGCATACTTATACCCCTGATAATACCATATTTGAAGACGACTGGACATGGGGTTTCTCAACCATCAGTACCTGTAACCAGGTGTTATCGTTATTTTCATCGGTGGCAGAAAGCGCAGCTAAAGACCAAACCGTAGCCGAAATAAAAACCATGCGGGCCATGGCATATTTTTACATGATGGACCTGTTTGGTAACGTGCCTATCTCCAAAAGTTTTGGCGATACTACCAATTTGGGTACCCAAACCCGTGCACAGGTGTTTGCCTTTGTTGAAAGCGAGTTACTGGCCCAGATCCCTAACCTGAGCAGTACCGTTGATGTTTCAACTTATGGCAGGCCTACCAAGTACCTTGCATACACCATACTGGCAAAAATGTATCTGAATGCCGCCTATTACATCGGCACTCCAAGATACCAGGACGCGGTTACCATGTGCGATAACGTGATCAAAGACAACAAATATGCTTTAGATGCCGATTACCTGGGGATGTTCAGGCCGAATAACGGTCCGCAGATTAAAGATTTTATTTTTGCGATACCTTACGACGGAAACCTGGCGCAGGGACAATACTATGCCCGTTGGACGTTGCACCCGGCTTTGAAAACCAAATACAGCCTGCCTTATGCACCCGATGGACCAATGTATACGTTCCCAACCTATTACGCGCTTTTTAACGACGCTAATGACGTTCGTAAAAAACAATACCTGACCGGGAAGCAATATTACAACGACGGTACGCCTATCATGATTACCACCACCAACAAAGGTTTGGATGATAATTATAGCGGATCTGATCCGGGTGGTGTAGTGAAACACCAGTTAGAGTTTACGCCTGATATCACCTGGAGAAACAAAGCCACATTTGATATAGGCAATGATGAACTGGCCAATGAAGAAGGTTACCGTAACAATAAATTTTATCCGGACAGCACTTCTACCTCACGTAACCAGGGTAACGATGTGCCGATGTTCAGGTATGCCGATATATTGCTGATGAAGGCTGAGGCTATTTTAAGAGGTGCTACTGCCACCAATGGCGACTCGCCTTTAACGCTGGTTAACCAGGTGCGCAGCCGTGCAAAAGCGGCTTCATTAGGTTCTGTAACACTTTCAGATATCCTTGATGAACGTGGTCGCGAATTTGCTGTTGAATGGTGGCGCCGTAATGACCTGATCCGTTTTGGTCAGTTTGAGAAAGCTTGGGGCATAAAAACAGATGCCGATCCAAACCACCGGATCTTCCCGATACCGAATCCGGAAATTCAGTTAAACCCTAAATTGAAACAAAATCCGGGCTATTGA
- a CDS encoding TonB-dependent receptor, producing the protein MKHLLHSKAPMPIGQGANEINLRDSYFKQVLRIMKLTGVLLFVLTMHLSASTMAQKVSLSKENGNLKSVLKELRKQTGYLFMYNNQVIKKALPVSIHVTDTELSKVLVEIFKDQPLTYELDDNTIIIKEPTQTTGNGQAEKPVPVRVTGKVVDKKGQPIPGVTVQVKGASTITSTAADGSFTINTEKGSTLQFRFIGFEMKEVVVENQTSLTVVLNEDQKGLNEVVVVGYGTSTKKELTSAISTVKSESFNAGVVATPADLLEGKVAGLNITNDGNPNGTATVTLRGPSSLRAGAASTPFYVIDGVPGADFSLVAPSDIASIDVLKDASASAIYGTRATNGVIIVTTKKAKSGQLRMTYDAYASMQKISNRFEVATADQLRAYVKANGQSFTPANDNGGNTDWGKEIERNTGFSQNHNLSFGGGSDKTTFGGSINYLENQGIVKGSGLNRFVGRLNLSQKTLNDKLKLDFSLSNSVTNSDLIINDIPQTTTNGQNPNLFKSVVQYLPTRTIYNADGTLYTDPTLLIGYNPVGLIKNDTYKQKINLLLGNVKGTLTLPVGFLYNFNLAYQSRTTNSNTYHNSASELAQNLGGQAIRSTYEDTKKLFENYLSYVHNWGSNDFKILAGYSYDETTTGNGFQSSNQNFVSDDTGYNNLGLGTPPAGYLVNYGTVQVETLRLISFYSRVNYSYKGKYIFQASLRRDGSNAFGANHRWGYFPAGSAAWRVIDESFMKSQHLFDDLKVRVGYGKTGNSQGFPAYTPLTQYGTTGSFYYNGNYIGAIGPTQNPNPNLKWEATATINAGIDFSLFQGRLGGSVDIYNKKTTDMISVIPVSTVTNLVSTLTANVGSMSNKGVEIALNGTPVKSGAFSWDTYGNIAFNKNKITSLGVNLSKIYAGYPEAPGQSGIHVSIIEAGYPLGEFYTLKYLGRTNGVSTFQGANGQPTTTPTSADQTYAGNAQPTYTFGWGNNLNYKNFSLNFFFRGQGGNKIMDASLASFNQPTQASAHNVPVLTLSEPGNDVNANLFSTRYLESGTFVRLSNATLAYKFKVPGNYIHGVRVYLTGTNLFIITKYKGVDPELNLSLNNQASGQFIGVDYNNFYPKTRSYLVGVQVDL; encoded by the coding sequence ATGAAACATCTTCTACATTCTAAAGCTCCTATGCCCATAGGTCAGGGGGCAAATGAGATAAACCTACGCGATAGTTATTTTAAACAGGTATTACGGATAATGAAACTCACGGGCGTCCTTTTGTTTGTGCTTACCATGCACCTTAGTGCATCTACTATGGCGCAAAAAGTCAGCCTTTCCAAAGAAAACGGTAACCTTAAATCGGTTTTAAAGGAATTGCGGAAACAAACCGGGTATTTGTTCATGTACAATAACCAGGTTATAAAAAAAGCACTGCCTGTATCTATCCATGTTACTGATACAGAGCTTAGCAAAGTGCTGGTTGAGATCTTTAAAGATCAGCCGTTAACCTACGAGCTGGATGATAACACCATCATTATTAAAGAGCCAACCCAAACTACGGGTAACGGGCAAGCCGAAAAGCCGGTTCCGGTACGTGTTACCGGTAAAGTAGTGGATAAAAAAGGCCAGCCCATTCCGGGAGTAACCGTGCAGGTTAAAGGCGCGTCAACCATTACTTCAACCGCTGCCGATGGATCATTTACCATTAACACCGAAAAAGGCAGCACACTTCAGTTCCGTTTTATCGGTTTTGAAATGAAAGAGGTAGTGGTAGAGAACCAGACATCACTTACCGTTGTGCTTAACGAAGACCAGAAAGGTTTGAACGAAGTAGTTGTTGTAGGTTACGGTACCAGTACCAAAAAGGAGCTAACCAGTGCCATCTCTACAGTAAAATCTGAATCTTTCAACGCCGGTGTTGTTGCAACCCCTGCCGACCTGCTGGAAGGTAAAGTTGCCGGTTTGAATATCACCAATGATGGTAACCCTAACGGAACCGCAACAGTTACACTTCGCGGACCTTCATCATTACGCGCAGGAGCAGCCTCTACCCCGTTTTATGTGATTGACGGTGTGCCGGGTGCCGATTTTAGTTTGGTAGCTCCTTCAGATATCGCCTCCATCGATGTTTTGAAAGACGCTTCCGCGTCGGCTATTTACGGTACCAGGGCTACCAACGGTGTAATTATAGTTACCACCAAGAAAGCCAAATCGGGCCAGTTACGCATGACCTATGATGCTTATGCTTCTATGCAAAAGATCTCCAACAGGTTTGAAGTAGCTACTGCCGATCAGTTAAGGGCTTATGTAAAAGCAAACGGTCAAAGTTTTACCCCTGCAAATGATAACGGCGGCAATACTGACTGGGGTAAGGAAATAGAACGCAATACAGGCTTTTCACAAAATCATAACTTATCATTTGGTGGCGGCAGTGATAAAACAACTTTCGGTGGAAGTATCAACTACCTCGAAAACCAGGGTATCGTAAAAGGAAGCGGGCTGAATCGTTTTGTTGGCAGGCTGAACCTATCGCAAAAAACGCTGAACGACAAACTGAAGCTTGATTTCTCATTGAGCAATTCGGTAACCAATTCAGATCTGATCATCAATGATATCCCGCAAACAACTACCAATGGTCAAAATCCCAATTTGTTTAAATCAGTTGTTCAATACCTGCCTACCCGCACAATTTACAATGCCGACGGTACTTTATATACCGATCCTACTTTGTTGATAGGTTATAACCCGGTTGGCCTCATCAAGAATGACACCTATAAACAAAAAATTAACCTTTTGTTAGGTAATGTGAAAGGTACGTTGACTTTACCGGTTGGTTTCCTGTATAACTTTAACCTTGCTTACCAAAGCCGTACAACGAATAGCAATACCTACCATAATTCGGCATCGGAACTGGCTCAAAACCTGGGCGGACAAGCCATTCGCTCAACTTATGAGGATACCAAAAAATTGTTTGAAAACTACTTAAGCTACGTACACAATTGGGGCAGTAATGATTTCAAGATCCTTGCCGGTTATTCGTACGATGAAACCACAACAGGCAACGGCTTCCAGTCATCCAATCAAAATTTCGTGTCGGATGATACCGGTTATAATAACCTTGGTCTGGGCACCCCTCCTGCCGGTTACCTGGTTAACTACGGTACCGTGCAGGTTGAAACTCTTCGCCTGATCTCGTTTTACTCGCGCGTTAATTACAGCTACAAAGGCAAATATATTTTCCAGGCTTCATTAAGGCGTGATGGTTCTAACGCGTTTGGTGCCAATCATCGTTGGGGTTACTTCCCTGCCGGCTCTGCCGCCTGGCGGGTGATCGATGAATCATTCATGAAATCGCAACACCTGTTTGATGATCTGAAAGTGCGTGTTGGTTATGGTAAAACAGGTAACTCACAAGGTTTCCCTGCCTATACTCCGCTAACCCAATACGGAACAACAGGCAGCTTCTATTATAATGGCAACTATATCGGCGCTATCGGCCCAACTCAAAACCCTAATCCAAACCTGAAATGGGAAGCTACTGCTACCATAAACGCCGGTATCGATTTCTCTTTATTCCAGGGACGACTTGGCGGATCTGTGGATATCTACAACAAGAAAACTACCGATATGATCTCGGTGATCCCGGTATCAACAGTTACTAACCTGGTATCAACCTTAACTGCCAACGTGGGTAGCATGAGCAACAAAGGTGTGGAGATTGCACTTAACGGAACTCCTGTAAAATCGGGCGCGTTTAGCTGGGATACTTACGGAAACATTGCCTTCAACAAAAACAAGATCACTTCATTGGGTGTAAACCTGTCAAAAATTTATGCAGGTTACCCTGAGGCACCTGGCCAGAGCGGGATCCACGTATCTATCATTGAAGCAGGCTATCCGCTGGGTGAGTTTTATACCCTTAAATATTTAGGCAGAACCAACGGCGTTTCAACTTTTCAGGGTGCTAATGGTCAGCCAACTACTACACCAACAAGTGCCGACCAGACTTATGCCGGCAACGCGCAACCTACCTATACGTTTGGATGGGGAAATAACCTGAATTACAAAAACTTCAGCCTTAATTTCTTCTTCCGCGGGCAGGGTGGCAATAAAATCATGGACGCCTCACTTGCAAGCTTTAACCAGCCAACACAGGCCTCGGCGCACAACGTACCCGTGTTAACCTTAAGCGAGCCGGGTAATGATGTAAACGCTAACTTATTCTCTACAAGGTATCTGGAAAGCGGCACGTTTGTACGCTTAAGCAATGCTACACTGGCTTATAAATTTAAGGTTCCGGGTAATTATATCCATGGTGTAAGGGTTTATCTAACCGGTACCAACCTGTTCATCATCACCAAATACAAAGGTGTTGATCCGGAGTTGAACCTGAGCTTAAACAACCAGGCAAGCGGGCAATTCATTGGGGTAGATTACAACAACTTCTATCCTAAAACACGCAGTTACCTGGTTGGTGTTCAAGTAGATTTATAA
- a CDS encoding FecR family protein — protein sequence MSERLPYLFHQYFNKTATPQERDELMQLINEPGSETEVYGLMEEVFKSHQFEEDPFPAGARERMLDMALAGYAKADSDNNIVPIKKRSNALIYAAAAIAVLAISFGLYQYRLRKNDEALAANKAHQDVKPGGNKAILTLANGAKIELNDAQNGKLGQQGNTSVVKLANGSLAYVPGGSTTGAPMINTMSTPRGGQYQLQLPDGTAVMLNSESSISYPTAFTGKARNVTVTGEAYFEVAKNKKMPFIVSYGSQKVEVLGTHFDIRAYQEQPGKTTLLEGSVKISNGNEKQILVPGQQAVFNANSKKFDIKTVDTEDIVAWKNGLFLFDNTDLDQVMLELSRWYDIDVVYKGPKPTLNFTGEVKKSNNLSKAFKILESTGGVKFTIEGKTVTVEKK from the coding sequence ATGTCTGAAAGATTACCCTACTTATTTCACCAATATTTTAACAAAACCGCTACACCGCAGGAGCGCGATGAATTGATGCAGCTCATCAACGAACCGGGTTCAGAAACCGAGGTGTACGGATTGATGGAAGAAGTATTCAAATCGCACCAGTTTGAAGAGGACCCCTTCCCTGCCGGAGCCCGCGAAAGAATGCTGGATATGGCATTGGCCGGTTACGCTAAGGCTGATTCCGATAACAATATTGTCCCTATTAAAAAACGCTCAAACGCGCTGATCTATGCCGCCGCAGCTATCGCGGTATTAGCCATATCGTTTGGTTTATATCAATATCGCCTCAGAAAAAACGACGAAGCCCTTGCCGCTAATAAAGCACACCAGGACGTTAAACCTGGTGGTAATAAAGCAATATTAACACTTGCCAACGGCGCAAAAATTGAACTTAACGACGCGCAAAATGGCAAGCTTGGCCAACAGGGTAATACAAGCGTGGTTAAATTGGCCAACGGCAGTCTTGCTTATGTACCCGGTGGCTCAACAACCGGAGCGCCGATGATCAATACGATGTCTACCCCACGAGGCGGCCAGTACCAGTTACAGCTACCCGACGGAACTGCAGTTATGCTTAATTCAGAATCCTCTATTTCATATCCAACGGCGTTTACCGGCAAAGCAAGAAACGTCACCGTTACAGGCGAAGCCTATTTTGAGGTGGCAAAAAATAAAAAGATGCCTTTTATAGTGAGTTACGGCAGTCAAAAGGTTGAGGTGCTTGGAACCCATTTTGATATCCGCGCCTACCAGGAGCAGCCGGGCAAAACCACACTTTTAGAAGGCTCCGTCAAAATATCTAACGGCAACGAGAAACAGATCCTGGTGCCAGGGCAGCAGGCGGTTTTTAATGCCAACTCCAAAAAGTTTGATATAAAAACAGTTGATACAGAAGATATAGTAGCCTGGAAAAATGGCTTGTTCCTGTTTGACAATACTGATCTTGACCAGGTGATGCTGGAACTATCCCGCTGGTATGATATTGATGTAGTTTATAAAGGCCCTAAACCTACCCTGAATTTCACGGGCGAGGTAAAGAAGAGTAATAACCTTTCTAAAGCGTTTAAGATCCTGGAATCAACAGGTGGCGTAAAGTTTACGATAGAAGGGAAAACAGTTACCGTAGAAAAGAAATAA